Genomic DNA from Acidobacteriota bacterium:
CTGCAGACCCTCTACAACGGGATCCGCGCCGACTTCTGGTCCGAGAGCGGCTTCGCCCCCTTCTGAGGCGGGGCGCGCTTCCGAAATCCGGCCAGGCACCGGCCCTCCCGGCCGATGCCCTGCGCCTCCGTTCCACCCCTGGGGCCTAAGGGATGGAATCGGGTTCCCCCCACAGTCCCCGTTTCCCGGTTCTCCCGATTCCGGCCCGCCCTCCGGGGGGTCATTCCCTTGACTTTGCAACTCGTTGCAAACTACACTTCAAGTGGTACACTACGTTTTCCTGTGGGGGACCGGGGAGCGGCATGGCCGAACGGTTGGGTGAGATGCTGATCAAGGCGGGCCTCATCTCGCAGCAGCAGCTGCAGGAGGCCCTGGCCCTCCAGAAGAGCAACGGGGGAAAGCTCGGGTACAACCTCGTCCGCCTCGGCCACGTCAAGGAGGAGGACATCACCTCGCTCCTCTCGGAGCAGTACGGGGTGCCGGCCATCCACCTCGAGCACTTCGAGATCGACGAGTCGGTCCTCAAGCACATCCCCTCGGACGTGGCCCAGAAGTACCTCGTGATCCCCATCGAGCGCACGGGGGCCACCCTCACGGTAGCCATGGCCGACCCCTCCAACGTCTTCGCCCTGGACGACATCCGGTTCATCACGGGCTACCAGGTGGAGCCCGTGGTGGCCTCCGAGGCCTCCATCCGGGAGGCCATCGCCAAGTACTACGGCTCGACCCACGACATCCAGCTCAAGGCGATCATGGACGAGATCCAGAAGGAGGAGGTGGCGGACCTCGAAGTCGAGGAGGAGGACGGCGAGATCTCCGCGGCGGACCTCGAGGCGGCCAGCCAGGACGCCCCCGTGGTCAAGCTGTGCAACGTGGTGATGACGGACGCCGTCCGCCGGGGGGCCAGCGACATCCACATC
This window encodes:
- a CDS encoding ATPase, T2SS/T4P/T4SS family codes for the protein MAERLGEMLIKAGLISQQQLQEALALQKSNGGKLGYNLVRLGHVKEEDITSLLSEQYGVPAIHLEHFEIDESVLKHIPSDVAQKYLVIPIERTGATLTVAMADPSNVFALDDIRFITGYQVEPVVASEASIREAIAKYYGSTHDIQLKAIMDEIQKEEVADLEVEEEDGEISAADLEAASQDAPVVKLCNVVMTDAVRRGASDIHIEPYEKDFRVRFRIDGVLYEILRPPMKLKEAIASRIKILAKLDIAEKRLPQDGRIKMRMKIDNKSKEIDYR